A single Myxococcales bacterium DNA region contains:
- a CDS encoding PQQ-dependent sugar dehydrogenase has product MAGGGGPSPASPATCAPPNLKLTRIAQLDSPMALTQGGADDFLLVAERAGRIRVVKNGMPAGTFMDLQSSVDTEAFDDANTERGLQNLALHPAYADNGRFFVFYTRRSKDPFSEGAQGDIVIAEGQRSEDPTKAKAGLTPLLVIPHGDDHHIGGMLAFGPDGFLYAATGDGGGGDQRGKRSWDLTDLRSKILRIDVDDVARRVPGNMTRDNAKPQVWANGTRNPFRGSFDRVTGDLYFGDVGDASYEEVNFVPPGKTNLNFGWGFDKSKVEGPHQVQTGMEGRHPMPYYTAVAWTERDELPILEYPHDGPGWQVAASSWQMKGFACLGAIDDAEGCARAVIGGYVYRGKAIGQLSGRYFYGDHVRNEIRSFVVKDGALTCPHDHTSELVTTSTRLQGLTGFGEDKDGELYALDLVGNVYRIDPR; this is encoded by the coding sequence ATGGCCGGCGGAGGAGGGCCGTCGCCCGCTTCGCCCGCCACGTGCGCCCCCCCCAACCTCAAGCTGACCCGCATCGCCCAGCTCGACAGCCCGATGGCGCTCACCCAGGGCGGCGCCGACGATTTTCTCCTGGTCGCCGAGCGCGCTGGACGCATACGCGTCGTGAAGAACGGGATGCCCGCAGGCACCTTCATGGACCTGCAGTCATCCGTGGACACCGAGGCCTTCGACGACGCGAACACCGAACGCGGCCTTCAGAACCTGGCGCTTCACCCTGCCTACGCCGACAACGGGCGCTTCTTCGTGTTCTACACCCGCCGCTCGAAAGACCCCTTTTCCGAGGGCGCACAGGGCGACATCGTGATCGCCGAAGGACAGCGTTCCGAAGATCCCACGAAAGCGAAGGCGGGCCTCACGCCCCTTCTGGTGATCCCCCACGGAGACGACCACCACATCGGTGGCATGCTCGCGTTCGGCCCCGATGGCTTTCTTTACGCCGCCACGGGCGATGGCGGCGGGGGCGACCAACGCGGCAAACGTTCGTGGGACCTCACGGACCTGCGCTCGAAGATCCTCCGCATCGATGTGGATGACGTGGCTCGGCGCGTGCCCGGCAACATGACCCGCGACAACGCCAAGCCCCAAGTGTGGGCGAACGGCACCCGCAACCCGTTCCGCGGCAGCTTCGACCGCGTCACCGGCGATCTTTACTTCGGCGACGTGGGCGACGCGAGCTACGAGGAGGTCAACTTCGTGCCCCCGGGCAAAACGAACCTGAACTTCGGGTGGGGCTTCGACAAGAGCAAGGTGGAAGGCCCGCACCAGGTCCAAACAGGGATGGAAGGCCGCCACCCGATGCCCTACTACACGGCGGTGGCCTGGACGGAGCGCGACGAGCTGCCGATCCTCGAGTACCCGCACGACGGGCCGGGCTGGCAAGTGGCGGCGTCATCCTGGCAGATGAAGGGTTTCGCCTGCCTGGGCGCCATCGACGACGCCGAGGGGTGCGCCCGCGCCGTCATCGGAGGTTACGTGTACCGCGGCAAGGCGATAGGACAGCTGAGTGGTCGCTACTTCTACGGGGATCACGTGCGCAACGAGATCCGCTCCTTCGTCGTGAAAGACGGGGCGCTCACCTGCCCGCACGATCACACGAGCGAGCTCGTCACCACCAGCACACGGCTTCAAGGGCTCACGGGCTTCGGCGAAGACAAAGACGGCGAACTCTACGCGCTCGATCTCGTCGGCAACGTGTACCGCATCGACCCGCGCTGA
- a CDS encoding RluA family pseudouridine synthase, which translates to MFPAPSRPSASCEARTRAFSLRSDPLPGRTPEDNPRVMTVAGRFDKLTLAAFLSRAHPHVACDDWRARAEAGSLCLEGQRVRDLNVTVRAGNRLIHTIPRETEPDVATAVRFLYEDPHIFVVHKPAPLPVHPCGRFRRNTLTALFAHAFSESVKPVHRLDADTAGLMVLARTRQAAHHLGRQFESRTVEKDYLALVEGLPPWDRLACTLPLSSAPQGAGKREVVPEGPDAGHDALTLFERLRPDVANARCLLRAKPSSGRTNQIRVHLAALGFPIVGDAAYAGTDAFTSGQFPLCLHAFKLAFRHPHTDAPLSFEDVAPPWAEGA; encoded by the coding sequence ATGTTTCCCGCGCCCTCCCGGCCGAGCGCTTCGTGCGAGGCCCGCACACGCGCCTTTTCGCTTCGATCTGACCCGCTGCCGGGCCGCACCCCGGAAGACAACCCTCGCGTGATGACGGTGGCGGGGCGCTTCGACAAGCTCACGCTCGCCGCGTTTTTGTCCCGCGCCCACCCGCACGTCGCTTGCGACGACTGGCGCGCCCGCGCGGAGGCGGGCTCTCTTTGTCTCGAAGGCCAACGCGTACGGGACCTCAACGTCACCGTACGAGCGGGCAACCGATTGATCCACACGATCCCCCGCGAGACCGAACCCGATGTGGCCACGGCCGTACGCTTCCTTTACGAAGACCCGCACATCTTTGTCGTTCACAAACCCGCCCCCCTGCCAGTTCACCCCTGTGGCCGCTTTCGGCGCAATACCTTGACCGCGCTCTTTGCGCACGCCTTTTCCGAGAGCGTCAAACCCGTGCACCGCCTGGATGCAGACACCGCGGGGCTCATGGTCCTGGCCCGCACGCGCCAAGCGGCCCATCACTTGGGGCGCCAATTCGAGAGCCGCACGGTGGAGAAGGACTATCTCGCTTTGGTGGAAGGACTGCCCCCATGGGATCGCCTGGCGTGCACCTTGCCCCTTTCGAGCGCGCCCCAGGGCGCCGGCAAACGCGAGGTGGTTCCGGAGGGCCCCGATGCGGGCCACGACGCCCTGACCCTCTTCGAGCGGCTACGCCCCGACGTCGCCAACGCCCGCTGCCTGCTGAGGGCAAAACCAAGCTCCGGACGCACGAACCAGATTCGGGTGCACCTCGCCGCCCTGGGATTTCCGATCGTGGGTGACGCCGCCTACGCGGGCACGGACGCCTTCACGAGCGGCCAGTTCCCCTTATGCTTGCACGCCTTCAAGCTCGCGTTCCGGCATCCCCATACCGATGCGCCGCTTAGCTTCGAGGACGTGGCCCCCCCCTGGGCCGAAGGCGCCTGA
- a CDS encoding rhodanese-related sulfurtransferase, translating into MSPIVVAAFYKFVPLQDLEGLQSSLDALCMAEGLRGIILIAPEGINGTVAGTRAGIDALLGHLRSGPAFADLLPKESACERMPFHRMKVRLKKEIVTLGVPEVSPRERVGTYVPPARWNDLLADPEVLLVDTRNVYETRLGTFEGAVDPGIQNFSDFPAWVRQNLDPARHRKVAMFCTGGIRCEKATSFMLQEGFESVFHLEGGILKYLEEVPKETSRWRGDCFVFDQRVALDHGLAPGDHTLCFGCQNPITPADRQSPLFEAGVCCPYCHAQVSAETRAGRRERARQMELARARGAAHIGDDA; encoded by the coding sequence ATGTCCCCGATCGTCGTCGCCGCGTTCTACAAGTTCGTTCCCTTGCAAGATCTCGAGGGCCTGCAGAGCTCCCTCGACGCTCTTTGCATGGCCGAGGGGCTCCGCGGCATCATCCTGATAGCTCCCGAGGGCATCAACGGCACGGTGGCGGGAACGCGCGCGGGCATCGACGCTTTGCTGGGCCATCTGCGCAGCGGGCCTGCGTTCGCCGATCTTCTCCCCAAGGAGTCTGCCTGCGAGCGCATGCCCTTTCACCGCATGAAGGTGCGGCTGAAAAAGGAAATCGTCACGCTGGGTGTGCCAGAGGTGTCGCCGCGCGAGCGGGTGGGGACCTATGTGCCGCCCGCACGATGGAACGACCTGCTCGCCGATCCCGAGGTGTTGTTGGTGGACACCCGGAACGTCTACGAAACGCGGCTTGGGACCTTCGAGGGCGCGGTGGATCCGGGCATCCAGAACTTCAGCGACTTTCCCGCCTGGGTGCGCCAAAACCTGGATCCAGCCCGTCACCGCAAGGTGGCCATGTTCTGCACCGGAGGCATCCGCTGCGAAAAGGCCACGTCGTTCATGTTGCAAGAAGGCTTCGAGAGCGTCTTTCACCTCGAGGGCGGCATCCTCAAGTACCTCGAAGAGGTGCCCAAAGAGACCTCGCGGTGGCGGGGTGATTGCTTCGTCTTCGATCAGCGGGTCGCCCTGGATCACGGACTTGCGCCGGGTGATCACACGTTGTGCTTTGGCTGCCAAAATCCGATCACGCCGGCTGACCGGCAGTCGCCGCTCTTCGAGGCGGGTGTGTGCTGCCCGTACTGCCACGCGCAGGTGAGCGCCGAGACGCGGGCGGGACGGCGCGAGCGCGCGCGGCAGATGGAGCTGGCCCGGGCGCGAGGGGCCGCGCACATCGGGGACGACGCCTGA